The following proteins are encoded in a genomic region of Burkholderia cepacia:
- a CDS encoding DUF2946 domain-containing protein — protein MLHRHRHLTAWLGVLAIWIAIAAPLVSQWRIAQAATPDAIVCSTEHGVHRSADAGRMHDHALHLDACGYCGFFAHSPAIGAPAAASFASIPAVSASTAAPPAVAVHAGRYPRAYPRAPPERA, from the coding sequence ATGCTGCACCGACATCGTCACCTGACCGCCTGGCTTGGCGTGCTCGCGATCTGGATCGCGATCGCGGCGCCGCTGGTGTCGCAGTGGCGCATCGCGCAAGCGGCCACGCCGGACGCCATCGTCTGCAGTACGGAACATGGCGTGCATCGGTCGGCCGATGCGGGCCGCATGCACGATCACGCGCTGCATCTCGACGCGTGCGGCTACTGCGGCTTCTTCGCCCATAGCCCCGCGATCGGTGCGCCTGCTGCTGCGTCGTTCGCTTCCATCCCCGCCGTTTCCGCGTCCACCGCCGCGCCGCCTGCCGTCGCGGTGCACGCCGGCCGCTATCCGCGCGCGTATCCACGCGCACCGCCCGAGCGCGCCTGA
- a CDS encoding cytochrome b, which translates to MRNILAKQTRYSSPAIFFHWAIFVLVALAYLAIEIRGPKGSDSRVFWMNVHLTAGTFVLVLSVLRVLWRIVSRVPEAIPQAALLRWLSRLAHVALYVFIIAQPLLGIMMINLGGKPVSLDWLGVSFTLFGPDKALRPTIKEAHELIGNAFYFVIGLHALAALYHHFIRRDDVLRRMAP; encoded by the coding sequence ATGAGAAACATCCTCGCGAAACAGACGCGCTACAGTTCGCCCGCGATCTTCTTCCACTGGGCCATCTTCGTGCTGGTGGCGCTGGCCTATCTCGCCATCGAGATTCGCGGCCCGAAGGGCAGCGACAGCCGCGTGTTCTGGATGAACGTGCACCTCACCGCAGGCACGTTCGTGCTGGTGCTGTCGGTGCTGCGCGTGCTGTGGCGCATCGTCAGCCGCGTGCCGGAAGCCATTCCGCAGGCGGCGCTGCTGCGCTGGCTGTCGAGGCTCGCGCATGTCGCGCTCTACGTGTTCATCATCGCGCAGCCGCTGCTCGGCATCATGATGATCAACCTGGGCGGCAAGCCGGTGTCGCTCGACTGGCTCGGCGTGTCGTTCACGCTGTTCGGCCCCGACAAGGCGCTGCGGCCGACGATCAAGGAAGCGCACGAGCTGATCGGCAACGCGTTCTACTTCGTGATCGGCCTGCATGCGCTGGCCGCGCTGTACCACCACTTCATCCGGCGCGACGACGTGCTGCGGCGCATGGCGCCCTGA
- a CDS encoding Pr6Pr family membrane protein, with the protein MSKAFFVAAYRLTAALLAVSTTLHSVADYWRLPNFHLGNYLSYFTQLSSLYAAAMLAAGLWRIARPGSARYESMRGAAVLYVLITAIVYELLLARLDALRHVTPAFNNWVLHRIVPLVMLCDWLYVEPCRPIARSSAFAWLAFPVVYLGYTLVRGALENWYPYPFVDPRPHGYLPVAIQCSLIALGAAALALGIRWLGNHARQSGTATLKGG; encoded by the coding sequence ATGAGCAAAGCGTTCTTCGTTGCGGCCTATCGGCTGACCGCCGCGTTGCTCGCGGTATCCACCACGCTGCACAGCGTCGCCGACTACTGGCGCCTGCCGAACTTCCATCTCGGCAACTATCTCAGCTACTTCACGCAACTGAGCAGCCTCTACGCGGCCGCGATGCTGGCCGCGGGGCTCTGGCGCATCGCGCGCCCCGGGTCGGCCCGCTACGAATCGATGCGCGGCGCGGCCGTGCTGTACGTGCTGATCACCGCGATCGTCTACGAACTCCTGCTGGCGCGGCTCGATGCGCTGCGCCATGTCACGCCGGCGTTCAACAACTGGGTGCTGCACCGGATCGTGCCGCTCGTGATGCTGTGCGACTGGCTGTACGTGGAGCCGTGCCGGCCGATCGCGCGCAGCAGCGCGTTCGCCTGGCTCGCTTTTCCGGTCGTCTATCTCGGCTATACGCTCGTGCGCGGTGCGCTGGAGAACTGGTATCCCTACCCGTTCGTCGATCCGCGGCCGCACGGCTACCTGCCGGTCGCGATCCAGTGCTCACTGATCGCGCTTGGCGCGGCGGCGCTCGCATTGGGCATCCGCTGGCTCGGCAATCACGCGAGACAGTCCGGTACCGCGACACTCAAGGGGGGATGA
- a CDS encoding peptidoglycan DD-metalloendopeptidase family protein: MRETIPIHDALTRWLPQAALIAAAVALSGCTLTPWTDSWQPARQPTSMSAATPGVIAGYYRVNPGDTLAGIASAYGQRVQDVASWNHMAPTDAVSPGQVLRVAPPSAAPSPGQPSAAAAPGSLAWPATGVVATPFATGKTRGVVIAASGPDHSVRAAANGRVVYAGSGVKAYGPLVILKHDNGLITAYGHNGKLLVNEGDAVRQGQPVAEMGTDANGRSTFEFEVRQNGKVVDPMNFLPRNGG; this comes from the coding sequence TTGAGAGAAACTATTCCCATCCACGATGCGCTGACGCGCTGGTTGCCGCAGGCGGCGCTCATCGCCGCAGCCGTCGCGCTGTCGGGATGTACGCTGACACCGTGGACTGACAGTTGGCAACCGGCGCGCCAGCCGACCTCGATGTCGGCTGCGACGCCGGGCGTGATCGCCGGCTATTACCGCGTGAACCCGGGCGATACGCTCGCGGGCATCGCGAGTGCCTACGGGCAACGCGTGCAGGACGTGGCCAGCTGGAACCACATGGCGCCGACCGATGCCGTGTCGCCTGGCCAGGTGCTGCGCGTGGCGCCGCCGTCCGCCGCGCCGTCGCCCGGGCAGCCGTCCGCCGCAGCCGCGCCGGGCTCGCTCGCGTGGCCGGCTACGGGTGTCGTCGCGACGCCGTTCGCGACTGGCAAGACGCGCGGCGTCGTGATCGCCGCATCCGGGCCCGACCATTCGGTGCGGGCCGCGGCGAACGGGCGCGTGGTCTACGCCGGGTCCGGCGTCAAGGCGTACGGTCCGCTCGTGATCCTGAAGCACGACAACGGCCTCATCACGGCCTACGGGCACAACGGCAAGCTGCTCGTCAACGAAGGCGACGCGGTGCGCCAGGGCCAGCCGGTCGCCGAAATGGGCACCGACGCGAACGGCCGCTCGACGTTCGAGTTCGAAGTCCGTCAGAACGGCAAGGTCGTCGATCCGATGAACTTCCTGCCGCGCAACGGCGGCTGA
- a CDS encoding DUF4148 domain-containing protein, which translates to MKSLIATFAAAAVLAVPAVSFAQQNAPVTRAQVKAELVAVQQAGYKLGSDRTNYPEGIQAAEARLNPQQNVAAADTTGYGAQPAAAQESGAPAKAKTGWQVKRIADDAPIYKGR; encoded by the coding sequence ATGAAATCGCTGATCGCAACGTTCGCTGCAGCTGCCGTCCTCGCCGTTCCCGCCGTCTCGTTCGCCCAACAGAACGCGCCCGTCACCCGTGCACAGGTGAAGGCCGAACTCGTCGCCGTCCAGCAGGCCGGCTACAAGCTGGGCAGCGACCGCACGAACTACCCGGAAGGCATCCAGGCTGCTGAAGCCCGTCTGAACCCGCAACAAAACGTCGCCGCTGCCGACACGACCGGCTACGGCGCACAACCGGCCGCCGCGCAAGAATCCGGCGCACCGGCCAAGGCCAAGACCGGCTGGCAAGTCAAGCGTATCGCTGACGACGCCCCGATCTACAAGGGTCGTTAA